A single region of the Streptomyces sp. AM 4-1-1 genome encodes:
- the pheS gene encoding phenylalanine--tRNA ligase subunit alpha, giving the protein MSAPNKSYDPVEVEALKPEEIERIRDEAFAAFAAAGDLDALAQAKTAHTGGTSPLSLANREIGALPPQAKAEAGKRVGQARAAVGRALAARQTELEAERDARVLVEEAVDVTLPYDRVPAGARHPLTTFMERVADVFVAMGYEVAEGPEAEAEWFNFDALNFVPDHPARQMQDTFFVQGTTPDGKATTGDESGVVLRTHTSPVQARALLDREPPVYVVCPGRVYRTDELDATHTPVFHQIELLAVDEGLTMADLKGTLDHMVRALFGADMKTRLRPNFFPFTEPSAEMDMVCYVCRGASVGNPDRPCRTCGSEGWIELGGCGMVNPKVLTACGVDPDRYSGFAFGFGIERMLMFRHNVEDMRDMVEGDVRFTRPFGMEI; this is encoded by the coding sequence ATGTCGGCACCGAACAAGTCGTACGACCCAGTCGAGGTCGAGGCACTGAAACCGGAAGAGATCGAGCGCATCCGGGACGAGGCGTTCGCCGCCTTCGCCGCCGCCGGTGACCTCGACGCGCTCGCCCAGGCGAAGACCGCGCACACCGGTGGCACCTCGCCGCTGTCCCTCGCCAACCGGGAGATCGGGGCACTGCCCCCCCAGGCCAAGGCCGAGGCGGGCAAGCGCGTGGGCCAGGCCCGTGCCGCCGTCGGCAGGGCGCTCGCCGCCCGCCAGACGGAGCTGGAGGCCGAACGGGACGCCCGCGTCCTGGTCGAGGAGGCGGTGGACGTCACCCTTCCCTACGACCGCGTCCCGGCCGGAGCCCGCCACCCCCTGACGACCTTCATGGAGCGCGTCGCGGACGTCTTCGTCGCGATGGGGTACGAGGTCGCCGAGGGTCCCGAGGCCGAGGCGGAGTGGTTCAACTTCGACGCCCTGAACTTCGTGCCCGACCACCCGGCCCGGCAGATGCAGGACACCTTCTTCGTCCAGGGCACCACCCCCGACGGCAAGGCCACCACGGGTGACGAGTCCGGTGTCGTCCTGCGTACGCACACCTCGCCCGTCCAGGCCCGCGCCCTGCTCGACCGCGAGCCGCCCGTCTACGTGGTCTGCCCCGGCCGGGTCTACCGCACCGACGAGCTCGACGCGACGCACACCCCGGTCTTCCACCAGATCGAACTGCTCGCCGTCGACGAGGGCCTCACCATGGCCGACCTCAAGGGCACCCTCGACCACATGGTCCGGGCGCTGTTCGGCGCGGACATGAAGACCCGGCTGCGGCCGAACTTCTTCCCGTTCACCGAGCCGTCCGCCGAGATGGACATGGTCTGTTACGTCTGCCGGGGCGCGTCCGTCGGCAACCCCGACCGCCCCTGCCGCACCTGCGGCAGCGAGGGCTGGATCGAGCTCGGCGGCTGCGGCATGGTCAACCCCAAGGTGCTGACCGCCTGCGGTGTCGACCCCGACAGGTACAGCGGATTCGCCTTCGGCTTCGGCATCGAACGGATGCTGATGTTCCGCCACAACGTCGAAGACATGCGAGACATGGTCGAGGGTGACGTCCGGTTCACCCGGCCGTTCGGGATGGAGATCTGA
- the infC gene encoding translation initiation factor IF-3, giving the protein MAVRQAAAWCYRGGSISAEPRINDRIRVPEVRLVGPSGEQVGIVPLAKALELAQEYDLDLVEVAATARPPVCKLMDYGKFKYESAMKAREARKNQAHTVIKEMKLRPKIDPHDYDTKKGHVVRFLKQGDKVKITIMFRGREQSRPELGFRLLQRLASDVEDLGFIESNPKQDGRNMIMVLGPHKKKTEAMAEAREAQAARKAERQGNAHDDQSAGQAAEAPAEAAEAPGETPSEA; this is encoded by the coding sequence GTGGCTGTCCGCCAGGCGGCCGCGTGGTGCTACCGAGGAGGATCCATCAGCGCCGAGCCCCGCATCAACGACCGGATTCGCGTTCCCGAGGTCCGACTTGTCGGTCCCAGCGGCGAGCAGGTCGGGATCGTTCCGCTTGCCAAGGCCCTGGAACTCGCACAGGAGTACGACCTCGACCTGGTCGAGGTGGCGGCGACAGCCCGTCCGCCCGTGTGCAAGCTCATGGACTACGGGAAGTTCAAGTACGAGTCGGCCATGAAGGCCCGTGAGGCGCGCAAGAACCAGGCGCACACGGTCATCAAGGAAATGAAGCTCCGGCCGAAGATCGACCCGCACGACTACGACACCAAGAAGGGTCACGTCGTCCGGTTCCTCAAGCAGGGTGACAAGGTCAAGATCACGATCATGTTCCGTGGTCGTGAGCAGTCCCGCCCCGAGCTGGGTTTCCGACTGCTCCAGCGTCTCGCTTCGGACGTCGAGGATCTCGGCTTCATCGAGTCCAACCCGAAGCAGGACGGCCGGAACATGATCATGGTTCTTGGCCCGCACAAGAAGAAGACCGAAGCCATGGCCGAGGCCCGCGAGGCCCAGGCCGCCCGCAAGGCCGAGCGTCAGGGCAACGCCCACGACGACCAGTCCGCGGGCCAGGCCGCCGAGGCTCCGGCCGAAGCCGCCGAGGCTCCGGGCGAAACACCTTCCGAGGCGTGA
- a CDS encoding SseB family protein has product MELKNIPDPGFSDDDGTADPALTSALAAWAQDRTAVGPVLEALAGARLLVPVVAVLGEVEEDERGLRREKTSDMAVPTLQAGDRRALPAFTSTAALARWDPGARPVAVPLRQALQAAAHEKADTVVLDLAGPVAFELTGSALRALAEGRTSADPLDDPAVTSAVREAVAAEPTVLRAHLGPGRADGTLALVLAPDAAPAEAARRVAEALAGSEVLRARLVRGLDLALLPAEATAPGEPLFTR; this is encoded by the coding sequence GTGGAGCTCAAGAACATCCCGGACCCCGGTTTCTCCGACGACGACGGCACGGCCGACCCGGCGCTGACCTCGGCGCTCGCCGCCTGGGCGCAGGACAGGACCGCTGTCGGCCCGGTCCTCGAAGCCCTCGCCGGCGCCCGGCTGCTGGTGCCCGTCGTCGCCGTACTCGGTGAGGTGGAGGAGGACGAGCGGGGGCTGCGCCGCGAGAAGACCAGCGACATGGCCGTCCCCACCCTCCAGGCCGGTGACCGCCGTGCCCTGCCGGCCTTCACCTCCACCGCCGCGCTGGCCCGCTGGGACCCGGGGGCCAGGCCCGTCGCCGTCCCCCTGCGCCAGGCGCTCCAGGCCGCCGCGCACGAGAAGGCGGACACCGTCGTACTGGACCTCGCGGGCCCCGTGGCCTTCGAGCTGACCGGCTCCGCGCTGCGCGCCCTCGCCGAGGGCCGCACCAGCGCCGACCCGCTCGACGACCCCGCCGTCACCTCCGCGGTACGGGAGGCGGTCGCCGCCGAACCCACCGTGCTCCGCGCCCACCTCGGCCCCGGACGGGCGGACGGCACCCTCGCCCTGGTCCTCGCCCCGGACGCGGCACCCGCCGAAGCCGCCCGCCGGGTCGCCGAAGCGCTCGCGGGCAGTGAGGTCCTGCGGGCCAGACTGGTGCGCGGGCTCGACCTGGCGCTGCTGCCCGCCGAGGCCACCGCCCCGGGCGAGCCCCTGTTCACCCGCTGA
- a CDS encoding ATP-binding protein: MAVGMSRPRETRTAVVRDGTTGPAGPDGDIRPAPRPSQGPGAAGGIGGGIGGAPDIDPDDLPDGLVVADETGRIVCFNSAATRITAVPGAAAIGSTLEHALPLEDLKGRRWWTLTDPYGGLATRVGQPERNLLLPGGREVLVSARYVRESPTGPVRRVVVSLRGTEARRRTERSHAELIATVAHELRSPLTSVKGFTATLLAKWERFTDPQKRLMLETVHADANRVTRLIAELLDISRIDTGRLELRRQPVDVSAAVERHIQALTANGQAPDRFLVRIRQPLPDLWADPDKVDQILGNLLENAVRHGEGTVTIEIAPAPVPGRSDEEGTAVTVSDEGPGIPEESMSRVFTRFWRGSKRGGTGLGLYIVKGIVEAHGGTITVGRGPGGGAEFRFVLPVGAPAYLA; this comes from the coding sequence ATGGCTGTCGGCATGAGCAGGCCGCGAGAGACACGCACGGCCGTCGTGCGCGACGGGACCACAGGACCGGCGGGCCCGGACGGTGACATCCGCCCGGCGCCCCGGCCGTCACAGGGGCCGGGCGCGGCCGGCGGCATCGGCGGCGGTATCGGCGGCGCACCGGACATCGACCCCGACGATCTGCCCGACGGTCTCGTCGTCGCCGACGAGACCGGCCGGATCGTCTGCTTCAACTCCGCCGCCACGCGGATCACCGCCGTCCCCGGAGCCGCCGCGATCGGCAGCACCCTGGAACACGCCCTGCCGCTGGAGGACCTCAAGGGCCGCCGCTGGTGGACACTGACCGATCCGTACGGCGGTCTCGCCACCCGGGTCGGCCAGCCCGAGCGGAACCTGCTGCTCCCCGGGGGCCGCGAGGTCCTGGTCTCCGCCCGGTACGTACGCGAGTCCCCGACCGGCCCGGTCCGCCGGGTGGTGGTCTCGCTGCGCGGCACCGAGGCCCGCCGCCGCACCGAACGCAGCCACGCCGAACTCATCGCGACCGTCGCCCACGAGCTGCGCTCCCCGCTGACCTCGGTCAAGGGCTTCACGGCGACCCTGCTCGCCAAATGGGAACGCTTCACCGACCCCCAGAAGCGATTGATGCTGGAGACGGTCCACGCCGACGCCAACCGCGTCACCCGGCTCATCGCCGAACTCCTCGACATCTCCCGGATCGACACCGGGCGGCTGGAGCTGCGCCGCCAGCCCGTGGACGTGTCCGCCGCCGTCGAGCGCCACATCCAGGCCCTCACCGCGAACGGCCAGGCGCCCGACCGCTTCCTCGTCCGCATCCGGCAGCCGCTGCCCGATCTGTGGGCCGACCCCGACAAGGTCGACCAGATCCTCGGCAACCTCCTGGAAAACGCGGTGCGGCACGGCGAGGGAACCGTCACCATTGAGATCGCACCCGCCCCCGTACCGGGCAGGAGCGACGAGGAAGGGACGGCCGTCACCGTGAGCGACGAGGGCCCCGGCATCCCCGAGGAGTCGATGAGCCGCGTCTTCACCCGCTTCTGGCGGGGCAGCAAGCGCGGCGGCACCGGCCTGGGCCTCTACATCGTCAAGGGCATCGTCGAGGCCCACGGCGGCACCATCACCGTCGGCCGCGGCCCCGGCGGCGGCGCGGAGTTCCGATTCGTCCTGCCCGTCGGTGCGCCGGCCTATCTGGCCTGA
- a CDS encoding DUF1844 domain-containing protein translates to MSDATPGGSPGFDEMARDIAEVPAVEVIVTVAVNLMSAAAVKLGLTDDGDEHKDLDEARKLVHALAGLLDASTTEISTFHASPLRDGLKSLQLAFREASLVPDEPGQGPGEKYTGPVYG, encoded by the coding sequence ATGAGTGACGCGACCCCCGGTGGTTCCCCCGGCTTCGACGAAATGGCCCGTGACATCGCGGAGGTGCCCGCGGTCGAGGTGATCGTGACGGTCGCGGTCAATCTGATGAGCGCGGCGGCGGTGAAGCTCGGCCTGACCGACGACGGCGACGAGCACAAGGACCTCGACGAGGCCCGCAAGCTGGTGCACGCGCTGGCGGGACTGCTGGACGCGAGCACCACGGAGATCAGCACGTTCCACGCGTCGCCGTTGCGCGACGGGCTGAAGTCCCTCCAGCTGGCGTTCCGCGAGGCGTCGCTCGTACCGGACGAACCCGGCCAGGGCCCCGGCGAGAAGTACACGGGACCGGTCTACGGCTGA
- a CDS encoding transcriptional regulator gives MEPNVLLESLIDEAGVSRAGLAAHVNRAGRSRGLLLRYEHTAVARWLKGQRPRGRVPDLICDVLGERLRRTVSLDDIGMGTSGSGATPQGPTLPAFVERAAALWHSDDRHRPDLATAPAVTGTTAVMPVWEWENPPEDADVSRTGPTRVGAADIETLRAARAHYEQMYRRTGGITTRPRVVGFLNSEVAPLLRGGCSDSVGRRLHRAAGGLVAVAGICAYDSDAHGLAQRYFHQALRLAKASGDRGLGGYVIALLVNQLLFLGDHRQSVAFAETALRAAGRHITPALAADLHAMQAKAYAHLGDGAAALACVRRAESQAERIRPGQEPDETGYVQPGLVDVQVAEALLGLGDLGAAREHATAAVRSPAHDRGRVHRLAMLTHVELRRGEADRAAMTAVEMAERARGMESRRLRDRLRAVRGDLAASGCAEAGRAAELIGEALRVPL, from the coding sequence ATGGAACCCAACGTCCTGCTGGAGTCACTGATCGACGAGGCGGGTGTCTCCCGGGCGGGCCTCGCCGCACACGTCAACCGGGCGGGACGCTCCAGAGGACTGCTCCTCCGTTACGAGCACACCGCCGTGGCCCGCTGGCTGAAGGGCCAGCGCCCGCGCGGCCGGGTGCCCGACCTGATCTGCGACGTACTCGGGGAACGGCTGCGCAGGACGGTCTCCCTCGACGACATCGGCATGGGAACGTCCGGCTCCGGCGCCACCCCGCAGGGCCCCACCCTCCCCGCGTTCGTCGAGCGGGCCGCCGCCCTGTGGCACTCCGACGACCGGCACCGCCCCGACCTGGCCACCGCGCCGGCCGTCACCGGGACGACAGCCGTGATGCCCGTCTGGGAGTGGGAGAACCCGCCCGAGGACGCCGACGTGTCCCGCACCGGTCCCACCAGGGTCGGCGCGGCGGACATCGAGACACTGCGCGCGGCCCGTGCCCACTACGAGCAGATGTACCGCAGGACCGGGGGCATCACGACCCGCCCACGGGTCGTCGGCTTCCTCAACAGCGAGGTCGCGCCCCTGCTGCGCGGCGGCTGCAGCGACTCCGTGGGGCGTCGGCTCCACCGGGCGGCGGGCGGCCTGGTGGCCGTCGCGGGCATCTGCGCGTACGACTCCGACGCCCACGGCCTCGCCCAGCGCTACTTCCACCAGGCGCTGCGTCTGGCGAAGGCCAGCGGGGACAGGGGACTGGGCGGCTATGTGATCGCGCTGCTGGTCAACCAACTGCTGTTCCTAGGCGATCACCGGCAGTCCGTGGCCTTCGCGGAGACCGCGCTGCGGGCCGCGGGACGGCACATCACGCCCGCGCTGGCCGCCGATCTCCACGCGATGCAGGCGAAGGCGTACGCGCACCTCGGGGACGGCGCCGCCGCACTGGCCTGCGTCCGCCGCGCCGAATCGCAGGCCGAGCGGATCAGGCCGGGCCAGGAACCGGACGAGACCGGGTATGTGCAGCCAGGTCTGGTCGATGTGCAGGTGGCGGAAGCCCTGTTGGGCCTCGGTGACCTCGGCGCGGCCCGGGAGCACGCCACGGCCGCCGTGCGCAGCCCGGCGCACGACCGGGGCCGGGTGCACCGCCTGGCGATGCTCACCCATGTGGAGCTGCGCCGGGGCGAGGCGGACCGGGCGGCGATGACCGCCGTGGAGATGGCCGAACGGGCCAGGGGCATGGAGTCGCGACGGCTGCGGGACCGGCTGCGCGCCGTCCGGGGCGATCTGGCGGCGAGCGGTTGCGCGGAGGCGGGACGGGCCGCCGAGCTGATAGGGGAGGCGCTGCGGGTACCGCTCTGA
- a CDS encoding NUDIX domain-containing protein: protein MRWTNLNEHTVYENRWFRVNLADVALPDGRHLDHYVIRLRPVAAATAVNEADEVLLLWRHRFITDSWGWELAAGIVEDGEDIEAAAAREMEEETGWRPGPLRPLLTVEPANGLTDARHHLYWCDEAVHIGHPQDDFESSRREWVPLKLVPDMIARGEVPAANMAAGLLMLHHVRLGKGY, encoded by the coding sequence GTGCGGTGGACGAATCTGAACGAGCACACGGTGTACGAGAACCGATGGTTCCGGGTCAACCTGGCGGACGTCGCTCTCCCCGACGGCCGACACCTCGACCACTACGTGATCCGGCTCCGCCCGGTCGCGGCGGCCACCGCCGTCAACGAGGCCGACGAGGTCCTGCTGCTGTGGCGGCACCGGTTCATCACGGACAGCTGGGGCTGGGAACTCGCGGCGGGCATCGTCGAGGACGGCGAGGACATCGAGGCGGCGGCGGCCCGTGAGATGGAGGAGGAGACCGGCTGGCGACCGGGACCACTGCGCCCGCTGCTCACCGTGGAACCGGCGAACGGCCTGACCGACGCGCGCCACCACTTGTACTGGTGCGACGAGGCCGTCCACATCGGTCACCCCCAGGACGACTTCGAGTCCTCACGCCGTGAGTGGGTGCCGCTCAAGCTGGTGCCCGACATGATCGCCCGGGGCGAGGTCCCGGCGGCCAACATGGCGGCGGGGTTGCTGATGCTCCATCATGTGCGCCTGGGTAAGGGGTACTGA
- the rpmI gene encoding 50S ribosomal protein L35 → MPKNKTHSGASKRFKITGSGKVLRERAGKRHLLEHKSSKKTRSLTGTVVVAPADAKKIKKLLGK, encoded by the coding sequence ATGCCGAAGAACAAGACGCACAGCGGTGCCAGCAAGCGCTTCAAGATCACCGGCTCCGGCAAGGTGCTCCGTGAGCGTGCCGGCAAGCGCCACCTGCTCGAGCACAAGTCGTCCAAGAAGACCCGCTCGCTGACCGGCACGGTCGTCGTGGCTCCGGCCGACGCCAAGAAGATCAAGAAGCTTCTCGGCAAGTGA
- the pheT gene encoding phenylalanine--tRNA ligase subunit beta: MRVPLSWLREYVDLPVTETGRDVQAKLIAVGLEVETVERVGAGLKGPLVVGQVLTIEELEGFKKPIRFCTVDVGAANGTGEPQEIVCGARNFSVGDKVVVVLPGAVLPGDFAIAARKTYGRTSHGMICSADELGMGDDGTHGIIVLPPEHEAGTDAIELLQLVDEVLDIAVTPDRGYCLSMRGVAREAAIAYGLPLRDPALLDVPAPNAYGYPVKIADPIGCGRFTARTVVGLRPETRSPIWMRRRLQKAGMRPISLAVDITNYVMLELGQPLHAYDRTRVDGTIGVRRAQQGEKLTTLDGTVRVLDAEDLVITDERGPIGLAGVLGGADTEIADADEDPSNGTTEVVVEAAHFDAISIARTARRHKLSSEASKRFERGVDPQAAAAAAQRTVDLLVLLAGGTAEAGVTEVSAPSAPRTIAMRADHPDRVAGVTYGRETVVRRLQQVGCDVYGQDELIVTVPSWRPDLGEPNDLAEEVIRLEGYENLPSTLPTPPSGRGLTERQRLHRRAGRALAGAGYVEALSYPFIGDTVLDQLGLDADDARRRTVKLTNPISDEEPALRTTLLPGLLGALRRNDGRGSHDLALFETGLVFRPTGDEHPAVRLPVDHRPGDEQIAALDAALPRQPRHAAVVLAGAREQAGWWGKGRPAGWADSIEAARSLAREAGAELTVRAGRHAPWHPGRCAALYATVDGEETLVGHAGELHPRAVKELHLPERTSAMEIDLDLLERAGTGPVRAPRISTFPVATQDVALIVERDVPAADVELALRAGAGDLLESLRLFDVFTGDQIGAGKKSLAYALRFRAADRTLTVDEASAARDAAVALAADRTGAVLRGA; the protein is encoded by the coding sequence ATGCGCGTCCCGCTTTCCTGGCTGCGGGAGTACGTCGACCTGCCGGTCACCGAGACCGGCCGTGACGTGCAGGCCAAGCTCATCGCCGTGGGCCTTGAGGTCGAGACCGTCGAGCGGGTCGGCGCCGGTCTCAAGGGCCCGCTGGTCGTCGGACAGGTGCTGACCATCGAGGAGCTGGAGGGCTTCAAGAAGCCCATCCGCTTCTGCACGGTGGACGTCGGCGCCGCCAACGGCACCGGCGAACCGCAGGAGATCGTCTGCGGAGCCCGTAACTTCTCGGTCGGCGACAAGGTCGTCGTGGTGCTCCCCGGCGCCGTCCTGCCCGGCGACTTCGCGATCGCCGCGCGCAAGACGTACGGCCGGACCTCGCACGGCATGATCTGCTCCGCCGACGAACTCGGCATGGGCGACGACGGCACGCACGGCATCATCGTGCTGCCGCCCGAGCACGAGGCCGGGACCGACGCGATCGAACTGCTCCAGCTCGTCGACGAGGTCCTCGACATCGCCGTCACCCCGGACCGGGGCTACTGCCTGTCGATGCGCGGCGTCGCCCGCGAGGCCGCCATCGCGTACGGCCTGCCACTGCGCGACCCGGCCCTCCTCGACGTGCCCGCGCCCAACGCCTACGGCTACCCGGTGAAGATCGCGGACCCGATCGGCTGCGGCCGGTTCACCGCCCGCACGGTCGTCGGCCTGCGCCCCGAGACCCGCTCCCCGATCTGGATGCGGCGCAGGCTCCAGAAGGCCGGGATGCGGCCCATCTCGCTCGCCGTCGACATCACCAACTACGTGATGCTGGAGCTCGGCCAGCCCCTGCACGCCTACGACCGCACCCGCGTCGACGGCACGATCGGCGTCCGCCGCGCCCAGCAGGGCGAGAAGCTGACCACCCTCGACGGAACCGTACGGGTGCTCGACGCCGAGGACCTGGTCATCACCGACGAACGCGGCCCGATCGGCCTCGCGGGCGTCCTGGGCGGCGCCGACACCGAGATCGCCGACGCCGACGAGGACCCCTCGAACGGCACCACCGAGGTCGTCGTCGAGGCCGCGCACTTCGACGCGATCTCGATCGCCCGCACCGCGCGCCGCCACAAGCTGTCGTCCGAGGCGTCCAAGCGCTTCGAACGCGGCGTCGACCCGCAGGCCGCCGCCGCTGCCGCGCAGCGCACCGTCGACCTGCTGGTGCTGCTCGCGGGCGGCACCGCCGAGGCCGGCGTCACCGAGGTCTCCGCCCCGTCCGCTCCCCGCACCATCGCCATGAGGGCCGACCACCCCGACCGCGTCGCGGGTGTCACCTACGGCCGTGAGACCGTCGTCCGCCGCCTCCAGCAGGTCGGCTGCGACGTCTACGGGCAGGACGAACTCATCGTCACCGTGCCGTCCTGGCGCCCCGACCTCGGCGAGCCGAACGACCTCGCCGAGGAGGTCATCCGGCTCGAAGGGTACGAGAACCTTCCGTCCACCCTGCCCACACCGCCCTCCGGCCGGGGACTCACCGAGCGGCAGCGGCTGCACCGCAGGGCCGGCCGGGCGCTCGCGGGCGCCGGCTACGTCGAGGCGCTGAGCTACCCGTTCATCGGCGACACCGTCCTCGACCAGCTCGGCCTGGACGCCGACGACGCCCGTCGCCGCACGGTGAAGCTGACCAACCCGATCTCCGACGAGGAACCGGCGCTGCGCACCACGCTGCTGCCCGGACTGCTCGGCGCACTGCGGCGCAACGACGGCCGTGGCAGTCACGACCTCGCGCTCTTCGAGACCGGGCTGGTCTTCAGGCCGACCGGTGACGAGCACCCCGCCGTGCGGCTGCCCGTCGACCACCGCCCCGGCGACGAGCAGATCGCCGCACTCGACGCCGCGCTGCCGCGTCAGCCGCGCCACGCCGCGGTCGTCCTCGCGGGCGCCCGCGAACAGGCCGGCTGGTGGGGCAAGGGCCGCCCGGCCGGCTGGGCGGACTCCATCGAGGCGGCCCGCTCGCTCGCCCGCGAGGCGGGCGCCGAGCTGACCGTCCGGGCCGGCCGACACGCGCCCTGGCACCCCGGCCGCTGCGCCGCGCTGTACGCCACCGTGGACGGCGAGGAGACACTGGTCGGGCACGCGGGCGAACTGCACCCGCGCGCCGTCAAGGAACTCCACCTGCCCGAGCGCACCAGCGCCATGGAGATCGACCTCGACCTCCTGGAGCGGGCCGGTACCGGGCCCGTGCGCGCACCGCGGATCTCCACCTTCCCGGTCGCCACGCAGGACGTCGCCCTGATCGTCGAGCGGGACGTGCCCGCCGCGGACGTGGAGCTGGCACTGCGCGCGGGCGCGGGTGACCTCCTCGAATCGCTGCGGCTGTTCGACGTCTTCACCGGTGACCAGATCGGCGCGGGCAAGAAGTCCCTGGCGTACGCGCTGCGGTTCCGCGCCGCCGACCGCACACTGACCGTCGACGAGGCGTCCGCCGCCCGTGACGCGGCGGTCGCCCTGGCCGCCGACCGGACAGGGGCGGTACTGCGCGGGGCCTGA
- a CDS encoding RNA methyltransferase, whose protein sequence is MGTPELISPRSPRVAAARRLARRNFRGKERRFIAEGPQAVREAAVHRGDDGESTLTELFATVEAAERYADIVAAAHAAGARVHLADGDVLADVSQTVTPQGLIGVCRFLDSPFERVLAAGPTLVAVLAHVRDPGNAGTVLRCADAAGADAVVLTDASVDLYNPKSVRASVGSLFHLPVAVGVPVEEAVRGLRDAGVRILAADGAGHDDLDDELDAGTMGGPTAWIFGNEAWGLPEETRALADAVVRVPIHGRAESLNLATAAAVCLYASARAQRPRRTT, encoded by the coding sequence ATGGGCACCCCCGAACTGATCTCCCCGCGATCACCGCGCGTCGCCGCCGCCCGACGGCTGGCCAGGCGCAACTTCCGCGGCAAGGAGCGCCGGTTCATCGCCGAGGGGCCGCAGGCCGTGCGTGAGGCCGCCGTACACCGGGGCGACGACGGGGAATCGACGCTGACCGAGCTCTTCGCCACCGTCGAGGCCGCCGAGCGGTACGCCGACATCGTCGCCGCCGCCCACGCCGCGGGCGCCCGGGTGCACCTCGCGGACGGTGACGTGCTCGCGGACGTGTCGCAGACGGTCACCCCGCAGGGCCTGATCGGTGTCTGCCGCTTCCTGGACTCGCCGTTCGAGCGCGTCCTCGCGGCCGGACCCACCCTCGTCGCGGTCCTGGCCCACGTCCGCGACCCCGGGAACGCCGGCACCGTGCTGCGCTGCGCCGACGCGGCGGGCGCCGACGCGGTCGTCCTCACCGACGCCTCCGTGGATCTGTACAACCCCAAGTCGGTCCGCGCGTCCGTCGGTTCGCTCTTCCATCTGCCGGTCGCCGTCGGCGTACCGGTCGAAGAGGCGGTACGGGGACTGCGGGACGCCGGAGTCCGTATCCTCGCCGCCGACGGCGCGGGCCACGACGACCTCGACGACGAGCTGGACGCGGGCACCATGGGCGGCCCCACCGCGTGGATCTTCGGCAACGAGGCGTGGGGACTGCCGGAGGAGACCCGGGCGCTGGCCGACGCCGTCGTCAGGGTGCCGATCCACGGCAGGGCGGAGAGCCTGAACCTCGCCACCGCCGCCGCCGTCTGCCTCTACGCCTCCGCGCGGGCCCAGCGCCCCCGGCGCACCACCTGA
- the rplT gene encoding 50S ribosomal protein L20 has translation MARVKRAVNAHKKRRAILEQASGYRGQRSRLYRKAKEQVTHSLVYNYNDRKKRKGDFRQLWIQRINAAARQNGMTYNRLIQGLKAANIEVDRKILAELAVNDANAFAALVEVAQKALPSDVNAPKAA, from the coding sequence GTGGCACGCGTCAAGCGGGCAGTCAACGCCCACAAGAAGCGCCGGGCAATCCTCGAGCAGGCCAGCGGTTACCGGGGCCAGCGCTCCCGCCTGTACCGCAAGGCGAAGGAGCAGGTCACCCACTCCCTCGTCTACAACTACAACGACCGCAAGAAGCGCAAGGGCGACTTCCGTCAGCTGTGGATTCAGCGCATCAACGCCGCTGCCCGCCAGAACGGCATGACGTACAACCGCCTCATCCAGGGTCTGAAGGCCGCCAACATCGAGGTGGACCGCAAGATCCTGGCCGAGCTCGCGGTCAACGACGCCAACGCGTTCGCCGCCCTCGTCGAGGTCGCGCAGAAGGCCCTCCCGAGCGACGTCAACGCCCCGAAGGCCGCCTGA